The following proteins come from a genomic window of Chiloscyllium punctatum isolate Juve2018m chromosome 49, sChiPun1.3, whole genome shotgun sequence:
- the LOC140469366 gene encoding lipocalin-like — MNKLVLCATLALFWSAVVSGEIQVQPNFNLEQFIGKWYIIGMASDAQWFTTRKDKFRMSTILMKPAENDKVETVLTKTRRGKCLQIIFPYRMTDREGQFFFHSDRWNSDNDVYVTETNYGEYALIHNTIMKGPEVTTLVKLYGRAQELRPELLEKFRQYSLAHGMEEENIVTFAKQDECKPTPA, encoded by the exons ATGAACAAGCTGGTATTGTGTGCCACTCTGGCACTGTTCTGGTCAGCCGTTGTGTCTGGGGAGATCCAAGTTCAGCCCAACTTCAACCTCGAGCAG TTTATAGGGAAATGGTACATCATTGGGATGGCTTCTGATGCGCAATGGTTCACTACAAGGAAGGATAAGTTTAGGATGAGTACAATTCTCATGAAGCCTGCCGAGAACGACAAGGTTGAAACTGTTTTGACAAAAACCAG GCGGGGGAAATGTTTGCAGATAATCTTCCCTTACAGGATGACAGATCGGGAAGGACAATTCTTCTTCCACAGTGACC GTTGGAACAGTGACAATGATGTATATGTGACAGAAACGAACTATGGTGAATATGCTTTGATACACAACACCATCATGAAAGGACCAGAAGTCACAACCCTGGTAAAGCTGTATG GTAGAGCCCAGGAACTGAGACCTGAGCTCCTGGAGAAGTTCAGACAGTATAGTCTGGCACATGGAATGGAGGAAGAGAACATTGTAACTTTTGCTAAGCAAG ATGAGTGCAAACCGACCCCTGCTTAG